The following are encoded together in the Blattabacterium cuenoti BPAA genome:
- a CDS encoding prephenate dehydrogenase: MNIGIIGLGLIGGSIGLGLRKSNFGDKFIGTDSNQKNALYAVKLGIVDEIIPLQDLILQSSVIVLSIPVDGIEKILPSILNQISTDTVILDTGSTKYDICNRISSHPKRNRFVATHPIAGIENSGPISADSDLFYQKKCIICDSELSAPDAISVATKIYSMMKMRMIYMTSQEHDLYIAYISHLPHVVSFALASTVLNKFKNKEKIFHNLMGSGLDSTTRLAKSKPETWLPIFISNRENMIQSIDFYIDHLNKFRNHLIDKKLHKIEQYMKKANDIKDKKYV; the protein is encoded by the coding sequence ATGAATATTGGAATAATAGGATTAGGATTGATTGGGGGATCCATTGGTTTAGGATTGAGAAAATCAAATTTTGGAGATAAATTTATAGGAACAGATTCTAATCAAAAAAATGCTTTATATGCTGTAAAACTTGGAATTGTAGATGAGATAATTCCTTTACAGGATCTTATCCTGCAATCTTCAGTCATTGTTTTATCTATTCCTGTAGATGGAATAGAAAAAATACTTCCAAGTATTTTAAATCAAATCAGTACGGATACAGTCATTTTAGATACTGGATCTACAAAATATGATATTTGTAATAGGATTTCTTCTCATCCTAAAAGGAATCGCTTTGTAGCTACACATCCGATTGCAGGAATTGAAAATTCTGGACCGATTTCAGCTGATTCTGATTTGTTTTATCAAAAAAAATGCATCATTTGTGATTCTGAACTAAGTGCTCCAGATGCGATATCTGTTGCTACAAAAATATATTCTATGATGAAAATGCGTATGATTTATATGACCTCTCAAGAACATGATTTATATATTGCTTACATCTCTCATTTACCTCATGTGGTTTCCTTTGCTTTAGCTAGTACCGTTTTAAACAAATTTAAAAATAAAGAAAAAATTTTTCATAATCTGATGGGAAGTGGATTAGATTCAACTACACGTTTAGCGAAAAGTAAGCCTGAAACATGGTTACCTATTTTTATTTCGAATAGAGAAAATATGATTCAATCAATAGATTTCTATATTGATCATTTAAATAAATTTCGTAATCATTTAATAGACAAAAAACTTCATAAAATAGAACAATATATGAAAAAAGCAAACGATATAAAAGATAAAAAATATGTGTAA
- the mtaB gene encoding tRNA (N(6)-L-threonylcarbamoyladenosine(37)-C(2))-methylthiotransferase MtaB — protein MLKKKVAFYTMGCKLNYAETSTIARKFSNLYYQHVPFKSYADIYVINSCFVTKNAEIEFRHIVRYAIKNNSKAFIVAIGCYAQFNPKEVSSIIGVDLVLGYEEKFKIIDYVHREWFLKKKYYAKIISRKAYFPSFSVGDRTRSFLKIQDGCDYKCSYCIIPMSRGPSRSESIENILKNIRFLFNQGVKEIVLTGVNIGDYGGKNIYGKNLRFFDLIQSIDQIEEKGRIRLSSIEPNLLQNECIEFLSKSKHFVPHFHLPLQSGSNDILLKMHRRYRRELYQEKVNKIRSLMPYAYIGSDLIVGFPGETHKHFLETYHFLNKLEISSLHIFPYSTRPNTKSSTIQENVSKKIQWKRNQVLRLLSKKKYRFFCKKQMNTKKTVLFERNSNHQEYLYGYTENYIRTKMPLHSYNSSSRYENTLQNVLITKVDKDGIMIAEPIN, from the coding sequence ATGTTGAAAAAAAAAGTAGCATTTTATACCATGGGTTGTAAACTCAATTACGCAGAGACTTCTACCATAGCAAGAAAATTTTCTAATTTATATTATCAACATGTTCCTTTCAAGAGTTATGCGGATATTTATGTGATCAATAGTTGTTTTGTTACAAAAAATGCAGAAATTGAATTTAGGCATATTGTACGTTATGCTATAAAGAACAATTCCAAAGCTTTTATTGTAGCAATAGGATGTTATGCTCAATTCAATCCTAAAGAAGTCTCTTCTATTATTGGAGTAGATCTTGTTTTAGGCTATGAAGAAAAATTTAAAATCATAGATTATGTTCATCGAGAATGGTTTTTGAAAAAAAAATATTATGCAAAAATTATTTCTAGAAAAGCTTATTTTCCATCGTTTTCCGTTGGAGATAGAACTCGTTCCTTTTTAAAAATTCAGGATGGATGTGATTATAAGTGCAGTTATTGCATCATTCCTATGTCAAGAGGCCCCTCTCGTTCTGAGAGTATAGAAAATATATTGAAAAATATTAGATTTCTTTTTAATCAAGGGGTAAAAGAGATTGTGTTAACAGGTGTCAATATAGGCGACTATGGTGGAAAAAATATATACGGAAAAAATCTCCGATTTTTTGATTTAATACAATCCATAGATCAAATAGAAGAAAAAGGAAGAATCCGTTTATCCTCTATAGAGCCTAATTTGCTTCAAAATGAATGTATTGAATTTTTGTCTAAAAGTAAACATTTTGTTCCTCATTTTCATCTTCCTTTACAGTCTGGAAGCAATGATATTTTGTTAAAAATGCATCGACGTTACAGACGAGAACTTTATCAAGAAAAAGTAAATAAAATTCGATCTTTAATGCCATATGCTTATATCGGTTCAGATCTTATTGTTGGTTTTCCTGGAGAAACACACAAACATTTTTTGGAAACTTATCATTTTTTGAATAAATTAGAAATTTCATCTCTACATATATTTCCCTATTCTACTAGACCCAATACAAAATCCAGTACGATACAGGAAAATGTATCTAAAAAAATACAATGGAAACGGAATCAAGTTTTGAGACTTCTTTCAAAGAAAAAATATCGTTTTTTTTGTAAAAAGCAAATGAACACTAAAAAAACCGTTTTATTCGAAAGAAATTCGAACCATCAAGAATATTTGTATGGATATACAGAAAATTATATTCGAACTAAGATGCCATTACATTCATACAATTCTTCTTCTAGATATGAAAACACATTACAAAATGTATTAATCACAAAAGTAGATAAGGATGGAATTATGATCGCAGAACCAATTAATTAA
- a CDS encoding enoyl-ACP reductase FabI has product MSYNLLKGKKGIIFGALDENSIAWKVAERAYEEKASFVLTNTPASLRIGKIYELSHKTKSMVIPADATSIQDLNILFEKTLDHFGGKIDFLLHSIAMSINIRKGLTYPSLNYEFLRKGWEISAVSYHKIMQTAWNKKAMNKWGSIVAITYIASQRSFPHYGDMSDYKSYLESITRNFGYHWGIKEKVRVNTVSQSPSITRAAKAVKGFNQLLILSEKISPLGNASAQDCANYIITLFSDLTRKVTMQNLYHDGGFSHTGISEALIS; this is encoded by the coding sequence ATGTCTTACAATCTATTGAAAGGAAAAAAAGGAATTATATTTGGAGCCTTAGATGAAAATTCTATTGCTTGGAAAGTAGCAGAACGTGCTTATGAAGAAAAAGCATCTTTTGTATTAACCAATACCCCAGCCTCTCTAAGAATAGGTAAAATTTATGAATTATCTCATAAAACAAAATCTATGGTGATTCCAGCAGATGCCACTTCCATACAAGATCTCAATATTTTATTTGAAAAAACATTAGATCATTTTGGAGGAAAAATAGATTTTTTATTGCATTCCATAGCTATGTCTATAAATATACGAAAGGGGTTAACTTATCCCTCTTTAAATTATGAATTTTTAAGAAAAGGATGGGAAATATCTGCTGTATCTTATCATAAAATTATGCAGACAGCTTGGAATAAAAAAGCAATGAATAAATGGGGTTCTATTGTAGCTATAACATATATTGCTTCTCAGCGAAGTTTTCCACATTATGGAGATATGTCAGATTATAAATCCTATTTAGAAAGTATCACACGTAATTTTGGTTATCATTGGGGAATCAAAGAAAAAGTCAGGGTCAATACTGTCTCACAATCTCCTAGTATCACACGAGCAGCAAAAGCGGTTAAAGGATTTAATCAACTTTTAATATTATCTGAAAAAATATCTCCGTTAGGAAACGCTTCCGCACAAGATTGCGCTAATTATATAATTACACTATTTTCAGATTTAACAAGAAAAGTTACCATGCAAAACTTATATCATGATGGAGGTTTTTCTCATACTGGAATTAGTGAAGCTTTGATTTCATAA
- a CDS encoding bifunctional 3-deoxy-7-phosphoheptulonate synthase/chorismate mutase type II: MEKLNNSIDRSWIDKWNHPFIISGPCSAESEQQILETAKRLNSSYVQGFRAGIWKPRTKPNNFEGIGKKGLEWLHKVKKSTGLMVATEIANAEHVKLAISFGIDILWIGARSTASPFAIQEIADALEKENNKIILVKNPIHPDIELWIGALERLSGKGIRKLGVIHRGFYTYQNSRYRNQPNWNLVLNFRTLLPRIPILCDPSHICGKTEGILDIAKKAYHFQYEGLMIESHCDPDQAWSDAQQQITPENLLKMLKTLTHLEKSDQKSQRSLDSFRILIDELDENIISLLAERMDISKKLGTLKKSSDIAIFQPSRWKDIMKKSITFGKSLEISEKFLEEVFQLLHQESIKVQNQIR, translated from the coding sequence ATGGAAAAATTGAATAATAGTATAGACAGATCTTGGATTGATAAGTGGAATCATCCTTTCATTATATCTGGTCCTTGTAGTGCAGAAAGTGAACAACAAATATTAGAAACAGCCAAAAGATTGAATTCTTCCTATGTTCAAGGATTTAGAGCTGGAATATGGAAACCTAGAACAAAACCCAATAATTTTGAGGGAATTGGAAAAAAAGGACTAGAATGGCTTCATAAAGTTAAAAAGAGTACGGGATTAATGGTCGCTACAGAAATAGCGAATGCGGAACATGTGAAATTAGCCATTTCTTTTGGAATAGATATTCTTTGGATAGGAGCTAGAAGCACGGCGAGTCCTTTTGCAATTCAAGAAATAGCGGATGCTCTGGAAAAAGAAAATAATAAAATTATTTTGGTGAAAAATCCGATTCATCCTGATATAGAATTATGGATAGGAGCTTTAGAACGTTTATCGGGGAAGGGAATTAGAAAATTAGGAGTCATACACCGTGGTTTCTATACCTACCAAAACTCAAGATATCGTAATCAACCTAATTGGAATCTTGTGTTAAATTTTAGGACCCTTCTTCCTAGAATTCCTATTCTATGTGATCCTTCACATATTTGTGGAAAAACAGAAGGAATTTTGGATATCGCAAAAAAAGCTTATCATTTTCAATATGAAGGATTAATGATAGAAAGTCATTGTGATCCTGATCAGGCTTGGAGCGATGCTCAACAACAAATTACTCCAGAAAATCTTTTGAAAATGTTAAAAACATTAACACATCTCGAAAAATCTGATCAAAAAAGTCAAAGATCTTTAGATTCTTTCAGAATTTTAATAGATGAACTAGATGAAAATATTATTTCTCTTTTAGCAGAAAGAATGGATATTTCCAAAAAATTAGGAACTTTGAAAAAATCTTCAGATATTGCGATTTTTCAACCCAGTAGATGGAAAGATATTATGAAAAAATCTATAACTTTTGGGAAAAGTTTAGAAATTTCTGAAAAATTTCTTGAAGAAGTTTTTCAACTCTTGCATCAAGAATCTATTAAAGTTCAGAATCAAATCCGATAA
- a CDS encoding peroxiredoxin → MNTLISKKAPNFTASAVLNGKEIVSNFTLEQFNGKKYVLLFFYPKDFTFVCPTEIYAFQERIQDFEMRNVQIIAVSTDTEQSHWAWLQMPKEKGGIHGVTYPIVSDINKTISHNYGVLSGNWICNNNNNHEEWKATGELIAYRGLFLIDQEGVIRHFLINDFPLGRNVHEAIRMIDALQYYEKSGEVCPANWTKGKKAIKASHSGIENYFSS, encoded by the coding sequence ATGAATACGTTAATATCAAAAAAAGCGCCAAATTTCACGGCTAGTGCGGTATTAAATGGAAAAGAGATTGTCTCCAATTTTACTTTAGAACAATTTAATGGAAAGAAGTATGTTTTACTTTTCTTTTATCCTAAAGATTTTACTTTTGTTTGTCCTACAGAAATATATGCATTTCAAGAAAGAATTCAGGATTTTGAAATGAGAAATGTACAAATTATTGCGGTTTCTACGGATACAGAACAATCTCATTGGGCTTGGCTACAGATGCCAAAAGAAAAAGGAGGCATCCATGGGGTCACTTATCCGATCGTTTCTGATATCAATAAGACCATATCTCATAACTATGGAGTATTATCTGGAAATTGGATTTGCAATAATAATAATAATCATGAAGAATGGAAAGCTACGGGAGAACTGATTGCTTATAGAGGATTATTTTTAATAGATCAAGAAGGGGTTATAAGACATTTTCTAATTAATGATTTTCCTTTAGGTAGAAATGTACATGAAGCGATTCGTATGATAGATGCTCTTCAATATTACGAAAAAAGTGGAGAAGTCTGTCCCGCAAATTGGACAAAAGGAAAAAAAGCGATAAAAGCTAGCCATAGTGGAATTGAAAATTATTTTTCATCTTAG
- the rpe gene encoding ribulose-phosphate 3-epimerase, translating to MKKIIAPSLLSANLAFLYRDIEMLNKSEADWFHIDIMDSSFVSNISFGFLFIKYVKKYAHKPMDVHLMILQPERYIEQLKACGADHLHIHYEACIHLNRTIFSIKENGMKVGVAVNPHTPVSLLQDIINDIDFVLLMSVNPGYSGQKFIHQTYQKLEDIKNLILKKDSSALIEVDGGINLENSSLLFQNGADILVAGTTIFSDSNPKKIIHRMKLGN from the coding sequence ATGAAAAAAATTATAGCTCCATCCTTACTTTCAGCCAATTTAGCTTTTTTATATCGTGATATAGAAATGCTGAATAAAAGTGAGGCCGATTGGTTTCATATTGATATAATGGACTCCTCTTTTGTTTCCAATATTTCTTTTGGATTTTTATTTATTAAATATGTTAAAAAATATGCACATAAGCCTATGGATGTACATTTAATGATATTGCAACCAGAACGCTATATAGAACAGTTGAAAGCTTGTGGAGCCGATCATTTACATATTCATTATGAAGCTTGTATTCATTTAAACAGAACAATTTTTTCTATTAAAGAAAATGGAATGAAGGTAGGTGTAGCTGTGAATCCACATACTCCAGTTTCTCTTTTACAAGACATTATTAATGATATAGATTTTGTTTTATTGATGAGTGTGAATCCTGGTTATAGTGGACAGAAATTCATTCATCAAACATATCAAAAATTAGAGGATATTAAAAATTTAATCTTGAAAAAAGATTCTTCCGCTCTCATAGAAGTAGATGGAGGAATCAATTTAGAAAATTCTTCTTTATTATTTCAAAATGGAGCAGATATATTAGTGGCAGGAACTACTATTTTTTCTGATTCTAACCCAAAAAAAATTATTCATAGAATGAAATTAGGAAATTAA
- a CDS encoding pyridoxal phosphate-dependent aminotransferase: MIVAAKRMHQISEYFFSKKMKEIQNLEKNGLKIINLGIGNPDLLPPSGVIQKMKQASELKNANTYQSYIGIETLRNAISNWYKKIYQVDVDPKNEILPLMGSKEGIMHISMSYLDQGDEVLIPDPGYPTYSSISKLLKAKIIYYDLYEDENWLPRLKNIPKAKIMWINYPHMPTGATISFEELEKIVLFAKKNHVLLVHDNPYSLILNKKRSFSIFNVKGAKDIALELNSLSKSYNMPGWRVGMIIGKKKFIQNILKIKSQMDSGMYYPIQIGAIEAMNHDSRWVEKLNIEYLKRRKIIWDICDFFNLKYSRNSSGIFVWAKITDSENNDRIWSDKVLKTYHIFVTPGRVFGHNGKGYVRFSMCCPVKILEQAKNRIFS; the protein is encoded by the coding sequence ATGATTGTAGCAGCAAAAAGAATGCATCAAATATCGGAATATTTTTTTTCAAAAAAGATGAAGGAAATTCAAAATCTTGAAAAAAACGGGTTGAAAATTATCAATTTAGGAATTGGAAATCCTGATCTTCTTCCTCCATCTGGAGTTATCCAGAAAATGAAACAAGCGTCGGAATTAAAAAATGCTAATACTTATCAAAGCTATATTGGAATAGAAACATTACGAAATGCTATTTCTAATTGGTATAAAAAAATATATCAAGTTGATGTTGATCCTAAAAATGAAATTTTACCATTAATGGGTTCTAAAGAAGGGATTATGCATATAAGTATGTCTTATTTAGATCAAGGGGATGAGGTTTTAATTCCCGATCCTGGATATCCTACTTATTCCTCCATATCAAAACTTTTGAAAGCAAAAATTATTTATTATGATCTTTATGAAGATGAAAATTGGCTTCCTAGATTGAAAAATATACCCAAGGCAAAGATCATGTGGATAAATTATCCTCACATGCCTACGGGGGCAACGATTTCTTTTGAAGAATTAGAAAAAATTGTTCTTTTTGCGAAAAAAAATCATGTATTACTGGTTCATGACAATCCTTATAGTTTGATATTGAATAAAAAACGTTCTTTCAGTATTTTTAATGTGAAAGGAGCTAAAGATATAGCTTTGGAATTAAATTCTTTAAGTAAAAGTTACAATATGCCTGGATGGCGTGTTGGAATGATTATAGGAAAAAAAAAATTCATTCAGAATATATTGAAAATAAAAAGTCAAATGGATTCTGGAATGTATTATCCCATACAAATTGGAGCCATAGAAGCCATGAATCATGATTCAAGATGGGTTGAAAAACTTAATATAGAATATCTTAAACGAAGAAAAATTATATGGGATATATGTGATTTTTTCAATTTAAAATATTCCAGAAATAGTTCTGGAATATTTGTTTGGGCAAAAATCACTGATTCAGAGAACAATGATCGTATATGGTCAGACAAGGTCCTCAAAACTTATCACATCTTTGTGACACCTGGGAGAGTGTTTGGTCATAATGGAAAAGGATATGTGAGGTTTTCTATGTGTTGTCCAGTAAAAATTTTGGAACAGGCAAAAAATAGGATTTTTTCATGA
- the dnaG gene encoding DNA primase — MISKETIKKILSASCIEDVIGDFVKLKKSGFNYRGLSPFSNEKTPSLIVSPTKKIWKDFSSGKGGNIITFLMEHEHFTYEESLRFLAKKYEIKMDHIDNNNHQEKEEYEKSYLIQDYAKRFFIYQLHFTKEGQNNGLNYFIQKRGFDINIIHKFELGYAPISWNLLTINALKKGFKIRDIKESGVTVFRKSNHFFDCFRKRVMFPIHSLSGRVIGFGGRSLDSRSFTTTKYINSSESKIFQKSKILYGLFQAKKNILKENFCYLVEGYTDVISLHQSGIKNVVSSSGISLTVAQILLIKKFTKNIVLFYDGDRSGIKASLRGINMMLEQEMNLRILFISNGEDPDLISKKYSFSQFRDFVAKNSYNFVSFKQKIYEKIHKDDPIKKSFLVKNILNSISKISNVIQKELYLQEASKVLNIRQKVLISELKKINKKNVQKPSTVQVKGNSRFFLKKNTLLLLEEKLIQLILNHGNQIIKKKEHNTTILEEVLHVFKCWNLRFSLNKNQEIFDQICLQKKRIDLSQFLDKKNPKFYSLSKWDRKGIQVSYQKERINQYISDILLRYKSLCISKLIQKEIIHYQNDLKKNKDRKAFLKKIMHLTDIKNELHKKLHRYV; from the coding sequence ATGATATCTAAAGAAACTATAAAAAAAATACTTTCTGCTTCTTGTATAGAAGATGTGATTGGAGATTTTGTAAAATTAAAAAAAAGTGGTTTTAATTATAGAGGACTAAGTCCTTTTTCTAATGAAAAAACACCTTCTCTTATAGTTTCTCCTACAAAAAAAATATGGAAAGATTTTAGTTCTGGAAAAGGAGGAAATATTATCACTTTTCTTATGGAACATGAACATTTTACTTATGAGGAATCATTACGTTTTCTTGCCAAAAAGTATGAGATCAAAATGGATCACATAGACAACAACAATCATCAAGAGAAAGAAGAATATGAAAAATCATACTTAATACAAGATTATGCAAAACGTTTTTTTATTTATCAATTACATTTTACCAAAGAAGGACAGAACAATGGATTAAATTATTTCATTCAAAAAAGGGGATTTGATATAAATATCATTCATAAATTCGAATTAGGCTATGCACCTATTTCTTGGAATTTGCTTACAATCAACGCATTAAAAAAAGGATTTAAAATACGGGATATAAAAGAATCAGGGGTCACGGTTTTCAGAAAATCCAATCATTTTTTTGATTGTTTCCGTAAACGTGTGATGTTTCCAATTCATAGTTTATCAGGAAGAGTTATAGGTTTTGGAGGTAGAAGTCTTGATTCTAGATCTTTCACTACGACTAAGTATATAAATTCATCAGAAAGTAAGATCTTTCAAAAAAGTAAAATTTTATATGGCTTGTTTCAAGCTAAAAAAAACATTCTCAAAGAAAATTTTTGTTATTTGGTGGAAGGATATACAGATGTTATTTCTTTACATCAATCTGGGATAAAAAATGTAGTTTCTTCTTCTGGAATTTCACTCACCGTGGCCCAAATACTATTGATCAAAAAATTTACAAAAAATATTGTTCTTTTTTATGATGGAGATCGTTCTGGAATTAAAGCCTCTTTAAGAGGAATTAATATGATGCTAGAACAGGAAATGAATTTACGCATATTATTTATTTCTAATGGAGAAGATCCAGATTTGATATCCAAAAAATATTCTTTTTCTCAATTCAGAGATTTTGTAGCAAAAAATAGTTACAATTTTGTTTCTTTTAAACAAAAAATATATGAAAAAATCCATAAAGATGATCCCATCAAAAAATCATTTTTAGTAAAAAATATTTTGAATAGCATTTCAAAAATATCTAATGTTATTCAAAAGGAATTATACTTGCAAGAAGCTTCCAAAGTGCTAAATATTCGTCAAAAAGTTCTGATTTCTGAATTGAAAAAAATCAATAAAAAAAATGTACAGAAACCTAGTACAGTTCAGGTTAAGGGAAATTCAAGGTTTTTTTTAAAAAAAAATACTCTTCTTCTTCTTGAAGAAAAATTGATTCAATTGATTTTAAATCATGGAAATCAAATCATAAAAAAAAAAGAACACAACACAACGATTTTAGAAGAAGTATTGCACGTTTTTAAATGCTGGAATCTCCGTTTTTCTTTGAATAAGAACCAAGAGATTTTTGATCAAATTTGTTTACAAAAGAAAAGAATAGACTTATCCCAATTTTTGGATAAAAAAAATCCAAAATTTTATTCATTATCCAAATGGGATAGAAAAGGAATACAAGTTTCCTATCAAAAAGAGAGAATAAATCAATATATTAGTGATATTTTATTGAGATATAAATCTTTATGTATTTCCAAATTGATTCAAAAAGAAATCATACATTATCAGAATGATCTGAAAAAAAATAAGGATAGAAAAGCTTTTCTAAAAAAAATTATGCATTTAACAGATATAAAAAATGAACTTCATAAAAAGTTACATAGATATGTATGA
- the lipB gene encoding lipoyl(octanoyl) transferase LipB codes for MKKKILFFEDLGKKEYQETWKYQKRLFDDIIRKKIKNIPDQKAGYFLFVEHPHVYTIGKNVKKDNHLLVSLDFLKKIDVSFYQTDRGGKITYHGPGQLIGYPILNMDYFFTDIHKYLRLLEEVIIHFLWKNYEIKGERKKGKTGIWFNVKNGKSRKICAIGIRMSRWVTMHGFALNVNTDLQYFNHIIPCGIYNQEVTSLKKELKKNDISFQEVKRMVKKSFQEIFDVEFVNMPKKISFL; via the coding sequence ATGAAAAAAAAAATACTTTTTTTCGAAGATTTAGGAAAAAAAGAATATCAAGAAACTTGGAAATATCAGAAAAGATTATTTGATGACATCATACGAAAAAAAATCAAGAATATACCTGATCAAAAAGCAGGATATTTTCTCTTTGTAGAACACCCTCATGTATATACTATAGGGAAAAATGTAAAAAAAGACAACCATTTGTTGGTTTCATTAGATTTTTTAAAAAAAATAGATGTTTCTTTTTATCAAACAGATAGAGGAGGGAAGATCACTTACCATGGTCCTGGACAGTTGATAGGATATCCCATTTTAAATATGGATTATTTTTTTACGGATATTCATAAATATCTTCGTCTTTTAGAAGAAGTGATTATCCATTTTTTATGGAAAAATTATGAAATAAAAGGAGAACGAAAAAAAGGAAAAACAGGAATTTGGTTTAATGTAAAAAACGGAAAATCAAGAAAAATATGTGCAATAGGAATTAGAATGAGTCGTTGGGTAACCATGCATGGATTTGCTTTAAATGTAAATACAGATTTACAGTATTTCAATCATATTATTCCTTGTGGAATTTATAATCAAGAAGTGACTTCTTTAAAAAAAGAATTGAAAAAGAATGATATCTCTTTTCAAGAGGTAAAACGTATGGTGAAAAAATCCTTTCAAGAAATTTTTGATGTAGAATTTGTAAACATGCCGAAAAAGATTTCATTTTTGTAA
- the metK gene encoding methionine adenosyltransferase, with amino-acid sequence MAYLFTSESVSEGHPDKISDQISDSILDHFLAFDPDAKVAIETLVTTGQIILAGEANSKTWVNVQKIARAILRKIGYTKNEYRFNADSCGVLSSIQGQSLDLLEGIQKSKKEEQGSGDQCSVFGYAVKETENYMPLSLNISHHILRELSYLRNEGEKMTYLRPDAKSQVTLEYSDANVPVHIHAIVISTQHDEFDTKKRMHQRIVDDVKKILIPRVMNNIKNVKKLFTDRTKYYINSTGKFVTGGPHGDTGITGRKIIVDTYGGRGSHGGGAFSGKDPSKMDRSGAYAARHIAKNLVAAGISDELLIQISYAAGIAEPIEIFVNTYGKSKIDNENIALNVKKIFDLRPYAIEKRLKLRQPMYEETSVYGHMGRTPQKVEKSFLDIKGNQKKQEVELFTWEKLDYLSVIKDIFHISKNRYF; translated from the coding sequence ATGGCTTATTTATTTACCAGCGAATCTGTTTCAGAAGGTCATCCTGATAAGATTTCAGATCAAATATCTGACTCTATATTAGATCATTTTTTAGCGTTTGATCCAGATGCAAAAGTCGCTATAGAAACTTTAGTAACCACGGGACAAATTATATTAGCTGGAGAAGCTAATTCTAAGACTTGGGTAAATGTTCAAAAAATAGCTCGTGCTATCCTTAGAAAAATAGGATACACTAAAAATGAATATAGATTCAATGCAGATTCTTGTGGAGTTCTTTCTTCTATTCAAGGACAATCTTTGGATCTATTAGAGGGAATTCAAAAATCAAAAAAAGAAGAACAAGGTTCTGGAGATCAATGTTCTGTTTTTGGATATGCTGTAAAGGAAACAGAGAATTATATGCCATTGTCATTAAACATTTCACATCATATATTAAGGGAACTTTCATATCTTAGAAATGAAGGAGAAAAAATGACTTATTTACGTCCAGATGCAAAATCTCAAGTAACTTTAGAATATTCTGATGCCAATGTTCCGGTGCATATTCATGCTATTGTCATTTCAACTCAACATGATGAATTTGATACGAAAAAAAGAATGCATCAACGTATAGTTGATGATGTTAAAAAGATTCTTATTCCAAGAGTAATGAATAATATAAAAAATGTAAAAAAATTATTTACGGATAGAACAAAATATTACATTAATTCAACAGGAAAATTCGTTACGGGAGGACCTCATGGGGATACTGGTATTACCGGAAGAAAAATTATAGTAGATACTTATGGAGGAAGGGGATCTCATGGAGGAGGAGCTTTTTCTGGAAAAGATCCATCTAAAATGGATAGATCTGGAGCTTATGCCGCTAGACATATAGCCAAAAACTTGGTGGCAGCAGGGATTTCAGATGAATTGCTGATTCAAATCTCTTATGCGGCAGGGATTGCAGAACCCATAGAAATTTTCGTCAATACCTATGGTAAATCAAAAATAGATAATGAAAACATTGCGTTGAATGTAAAAAAAATTTTTGATTTACGTCCTTATGCTATAGAAAAAAGATTAAAATTGCGTCAACCAATGTATGAAGAAACATCTGTATATGGACATATGGGAAGAACTCCACAAAAAGTAGAGAAGTCTTTTTTAGATATAAAAGGGAATCAAAAAAAACAAGAAGTAGAACTTTTCACATGGGAAAAATTGGACTACTTATCCGTGATAAAGGATATATTTCATATTTCAAAAAATAGGTATTTTTAG